One stretch of Nicotiana tabacum cultivar K326 chromosome 18, ASM71507v2, whole genome shotgun sequence DNA includes these proteins:
- the LOC107803572 gene encoding putative late blight resistance protein homolog R1A-10 isoform X1, which produces MEQVGRDCWDDLVSRNLIMVRKRRFNGEARTCGVHDLVRDLILREAEKEKFLQVTRAYEVTNHVRHYSFHPDIYEADCWESSLIRTVHLWGFGHFFHFQHFKLLRVLVIPYYEFQDFPLEITKLVHLRYLQFWCNDDIHQLVSKLYNLHTFIFRHEGLKPPTIPETIWKMKHLRHLHVVKRVFSLAIPIKSGFKLENLEGLSCLNLSNCTYELFSAIPNLKRLKIYGNWRECKREKISQHLDSLSCLKELEILKFRYQGRYRRRLPRKLSLPTSLKRLTLKNTFFLLEDLTNILTLPNLEVLKMKDVFYNDEWILNDDEIFSQLKFLLISVTSLRHWKAVSVNFPKLQRLVLRSCIGLEEIPKDFGEIYSLESIELYDCSMSTAKSVEELREEQESMGNDCLSVVINNCIDV; this is translated from the exons ATGGAACAAGTGGGAAGAGATTGTTGGGATGATCTTGTTAGTAGGAATCTGATAATGGTTAGAAAGAGGAGATTTAATGGGGAGGCGAGAACATGTGGTGTCCATGATTTGGTTCGCGACTTGATTTTAAGAGAAGCTGAGAAAGAGAAGTTCTTGCAGGTTACTAGAGCTTACGAAGTCACGAATCATGTCCGTCACTACAGCTTCCATCCGGACATTTATGAGGCTGATTGCTGGGAGTCCAGTCTCATCCGAACAGTGCACTTATGGggatttggtcatttttttcattttcagcaCTTCAAACTGCTGAGAGTGTTGGTAATCCCTTATTATGAGTTTCAAGATTTCCCTCTTGAGATAACAAAATTAGTACATCTCAGATACCTTCAGTTCTGGTGTAATGATGATATTCACCAGTTAGTGTCAAAGCTATATAATCTGCATACCTTCATTTTTCGTCATGAAGGTCTTAAACCTCCAACTATACCTGAGACAATTTGGAAAATGAAACATTTAAGGCATCTTCACGTCGTCAAGAGAGTCTTTTCTCTTGCTATCCCGATTAAGTCTGGCTTCAAGCTAGAAAATTTGGAGGGACTTTCCTGTCTAAATTTGTCCAACTGTACTTATGAATTGTTTTCTGCTATTCCAAATCTTAAGAGGCTGAAGATTTATGGAAATTGGAGGGAATGCAAGAGAGAGAAGATTTCCCAGCACCTAGATAGTCTTTCCTGTTTAAAAGAACTTGAAATATTGAAGTTCAGGTACCAAGGACGCTACCGTCGCCGGCTACCAAGGAAGCTTTCTTTACCTACATCTCTGAAGAGGCTGactttaaaaaatactttttttcttcTGGAAGACTTGACAAATATTCTAACGTTGCCAAACCTCGAAGTGCTTAAAATGAAAGATGTATTTTATAATGATGAGTGGATATTAAATGATGATGAGATTTTCAGTCAACTTAAGTTTCTTCTAATCAGTGTAACATCTCTGAGGCACTGGAAAGCTGTGAGTGTTAACTTCCCAAAACTACAACGCCTAGTTCTGAGAAGCTGCATAGGCCTGGAAGAAATCCCTAAAGACTTCGGAGAAATTTATAGCTTGGAGTCAATAGAATTGTATGACTGCAGTATGTCCACTGCAAAATCAGTGGAAGAACTTCGAGAAGAGCAAGAGAGCATGGGGAATGATTGCCTCAGTGTCGTCATCAATAATT GTATTGATGTTTAA
- the LOC107803572 gene encoding putative late blight resistance protein homolog R1A-10 isoform X2, with the protein MEQVGRDCWDDLVSRNLIMVRKRRFNGEARTCGVHDLVRDLILREAEKEKFLQVTRAYEVTNHVRHYSFHPDIYEADCWESSLIRTVHLWGFGHFFHFQHFKLLRVLVIPYYEFQDFPLEITKLVHLRYLQFWCNDDIHQLVSKLYNLHTFIFRHEGLKPPTIPETIWKMKHLRHLHVVKRVFSLAIPIKSGFKLENLEGLSCLNLSNCTYELFSAIPNLKRLKIYGNWRECKREKISQHLDSLSCLKELEILKFRYQGRYRRRLPRKLSLPTSLKRLTLKNTFFLLEDLTNILTLPNLEVLKMKDVFYNDEWILNDDEIFSQLKFLLISVTSLRHWKAVSVNFPKLQRLVLRSCIGLEEIPKDFGEIYSLESIELYDCSMSTAKSVEELREEQESMGNDCLSVVINNCVY; encoded by the exons ATGGAACAAGTGGGAAGAGATTGTTGGGATGATCTTGTTAGTAGGAATCTGATAATGGTTAGAAAGAGGAGATTTAATGGGGAGGCGAGAACATGTGGTGTCCATGATTTGGTTCGCGACTTGATTTTAAGAGAAGCTGAGAAAGAGAAGTTCTTGCAGGTTACTAGAGCTTACGAAGTCACGAATCATGTCCGTCACTACAGCTTCCATCCGGACATTTATGAGGCTGATTGCTGGGAGTCCAGTCTCATCCGAACAGTGCACTTATGGggatttggtcatttttttcattttcagcaCTTCAAACTGCTGAGAGTGTTGGTAATCCCTTATTATGAGTTTCAAGATTTCCCTCTTGAGATAACAAAATTAGTACATCTCAGATACCTTCAGTTCTGGTGTAATGATGATATTCACCAGTTAGTGTCAAAGCTATATAATCTGCATACCTTCATTTTTCGTCATGAAGGTCTTAAACCTCCAACTATACCTGAGACAATTTGGAAAATGAAACATTTAAGGCATCTTCACGTCGTCAAGAGAGTCTTTTCTCTTGCTATCCCGATTAAGTCTGGCTTCAAGCTAGAAAATTTGGAGGGACTTTCCTGTCTAAATTTGTCCAACTGTACTTATGAATTGTTTTCTGCTATTCCAAATCTTAAGAGGCTGAAGATTTATGGAAATTGGAGGGAATGCAAGAGAGAGAAGATTTCCCAGCACCTAGATAGTCTTTCCTGTTTAAAAGAACTTGAAATATTGAAGTTCAGGTACCAAGGACGCTACCGTCGCCGGCTACCAAGGAAGCTTTCTTTACCTACATCTCTGAAGAGGCTGactttaaaaaatactttttttcttcTGGAAGACTTGACAAATATTCTAACGTTGCCAAACCTCGAAGTGCTTAAAATGAAAGATGTATTTTATAATGATGAGTGGATATTAAATGATGATGAGATTTTCAGTCAACTTAAGTTTCTTCTAATCAGTGTAACATCTCTGAGGCACTGGAAAGCTGTGAGTGTTAACTTCCCAAAACTACAACGCCTAGTTCTGAGAAGCTGCATAGGCCTGGAAGAAATCCCTAAAGACTTCGGAGAAATTTATAGCTTGGAGTCAATAGAATTGTATGACTGCAGTATGTCCACTGCAAAATCAGTGGAAGAACTTCGAGAAGAGCAAGAGAGCATGGGGAATGATTGCCTCAGTGTCGTCATCAATAATTGTGT GTATTGA
- the LOC142172469 gene encoding pentatricopeptide repeat-containing protein At2g34400-like, with amino-acid sequence MASIGALDFGKGIDDYASSRGLVDEGRHLFDIMSSSFGLVPKVEHFSCMFDLLSRAGRVYEAWEFIEKMPQKPDEILFGALLGACQKLKNIDVGETSNAATSGDGTIEFGWDDSARMRQLMLQKGVAKIPGCSWIEMDSQLVEFRTGNPSHPIEDEIHQALDLLYEEMAI; translated from the exons ATGGCTTCAATTGGAGCTCTGGATTTTGGAAAAGGCATCGATGACTATGCATCAAGCAGAG GATTGGTTGATGAAGGCAGGCACTTGTTTGATATAATGAGTTCATCATTTGGATTGGTTCCAAAAGTTGAGCATTTCTCTTGCATGTTTGACCTTTTGTCTCGTGCTGGTCGCGTATATGAAGCATGGGAGTTTATTGAGAAGATGCCTCAAAAACCAGATGagattttatttggagcattgcttGGTGCCTGTCAAAAGCTCAAAAATATTGATGTTGGTGAAACGAGTAATGCAGCTACTTCTGGAGATGGAACCATCGAATTCGG GTGGGATGATTCAGCAAGGATGAGACAATTAATGCTACAGAAAGGCGTGGCCAAAATTCCAGGCTGTAGCTGGATTGAGATGGATTCTCAGCTTGTTGAATTTCGTACTGGCAATCCATCACATCCAATTGAAGATGAGATTCACCAGGCACTTGACTTGTTGTATGAGGAGATGGCCATATAA
- the LOC107803570 gene encoding putative late blight resistance protein homolog R1A-10, translating into MAYVAVISLLRTLEQLVQLQPHWISAETRIMANSLLVSLEYFQNFLENTSKRSQDHGQIKELERYIRTVVNEAEDVIELKIYEINQLDRMMASKALYEILPPFVEKIDLLKREVMESSFSTDKIHGYGDPMNENLQLGHSSRQVANLNLETIVVGLEDDLMIIKRRLTGPPSTREIVPILGMGGIGKTTLAKKAYDDSEIRHRFDVHVWVTVSQEYRIRDLLLGVLSCTSNEVKETDDQLMDMIYKNLNRKRYLVVMDDIWSNDVWDLMTRTFPDDNNGSRIILTSRLKDLAIHADPDSPPHEMRLLSSDESWKLLHDKVFGVEHEICPPELKDIGKQVAQKCQGLPLALLVVAGYLSKIARTPESWGDVAKSVSKVVAHESDICLGVLAMSYNYLPNHLKPCFLYMGVFPEDSEVNIVTLINLWVSEGFLGKERLKSMEQVGRDCWEDLVSRHLIMVRKRRFNGEARTCGVHDLVRDLILREAEKEMFLQVTRTHEATNPLAKKLHVRRYSFHPYIYEDDCWEESSFIRTVHLRGFGGFFHFEHFKLLRVLVIPYYEFRDFPLEITELVHLRYLQFWCNDDIYQLVSKLYNLQTFIFRHEALKPPTIPETIWEMKHLRHLQVVKRVFSLAIPKSGFKLENLEGLSCLNLSSCTYEMFSAIPNLKRLKIHGNWRECKREKISQHLDSLSCLKELEILKFRYQGAYRRQLPRKFSLPTSLKRLTLTNTLFPPEDMTNITMLPNLEVLKMKDVFDSDEWRLNDEEIFSQLKFLLISVTFLRHWEAGSVNFPKLQRVVLRSCIGLEEIPKDFGEIYSLESIELYDCSMSAAKSVEELQEEQESMGNDCLSVVINNCVY; encoded by the exons ATGGCTTATGTTGCTGTGATTTCTCTCTTACGAACTCTGGAGCAACTTGTGCAGCTGCAGCCTCATTGGATAAGTGCCGAAACAAGAATAATGGCGAACTCTCTCCTTGTTAGTCTTGAATATTTCCAAAACTTTCTCGAGAACACGAGCAAGAGAAGTCAAGATCATGGACAGATTAAAGAGCTGGAGAGATATATTAGAACTGTAGTAAATGAAGCAGAGGATGTGATTGAACTAAAGATATATGAAATTAATCAACTGGATCGAATGATGGCAAGCAAGGCATTATACGAAATCTTGCCTCCATTTGTAGAAAAGATTGACCTTCTGAAAAGGGAGGTGATGGAAAGTAGTTTCAGTACAGATAAAATCCATGGCTATGGTGATCCAATGAATGAGAATCTGCAGCTGGGTCATTCATCTAGACAAGTTGCAAATCTGAATCTAGAGACTATTGTTGTAGGTCTTGAGGACGACTTGATGATAATCAAGAGAAGATTAACAGGGCCCCCGTCTACTCGAGAAATTGTCCCGATTCTGGGAATGGGGGGGATAGGCAAAACGACACTTGCTAAAAAGGCATACGATGATTCTGAAATCAGGCACCGGTTTGATGTCCATGTTTGGGTGACAGTCTCTCAAGAATACCGAATTAGAGATTTGTTGTTAGGTGTTCTTTCTTGTACTTCAAATGAGGTCAAAGAGACTGATGATCAACTGATGGATATGATATACAAAAACTTAAATCGTAAGAGGTATCTAGTTGTCATGGATGATATTTGGAGTAATGATGTCTGGGATCTTATGACAAGAACTTTTCCAGACGACAACAATGGTAgtcgaattattttgactagtagGCTTAAAGATCTGGCTATTCATGCTGACCCTGACAGCCCTCCTCATGAGATGAGACTCTTGAGTTCAGATGAAAGTTGGAAGTTACTTCATGACAAGGTGTTTGGGGTAGAACATGAGATTTGTCCTCCTGAACTAAAGGACATCGGGAAGCAAGTAGCACAAAAATGCCAAGGACTACCTTTAGCTCTTCTAGTTGTTGCAGGATATCTCTCTAAAATTGCTAGAACACCAGAAAGTTGGGGAGATGTTGCCAAAAGTGTAAGTAAAGTTGTTGCTCATGAATCAGATATATGTCTAGGAGTGCTTGCTATGAGTTACAATTACTTACCTAATCACCTTAAACCATGTTTCCTTTACATGGGAGTCTTTCCAGAAGATAGCGAGGTTAACATTGTGACATTGATCAACTTATGGGTTTCTGAGGGTTTTCTAGGGAAAGAAAGGCTCAAAAGCATGGAACAAGTGGGAAGAGATTGTTGGGAGGATCTTGTTAGTAGGCATCTGATAATGGTTAGAAAGAGGAGATTTAATGGCGAGGCGAGAACATGTGGTGTCCATGATCTGGTTCGCGACTTGATTTTAAGAGAAGCTGAGAAAGAGATGTTCTTGCAGGTTACTAGAACTCACGAAGCCACGAATCCTTTGGCAAAGAAGCTTCATGTTCGTCGCTACAGCTTCCATCCGTACATTTATGAGGATGATTGCTGGGAGGAGTCCAGTTTCATCCGAACAGTGCACTTACGTGGATTTGGTGGATTTTTTCATTTTGAGCACTTCAAACTGCTAAGAGTGTTGGTAATCCCTTATTATGAGTTTCGAGATTTCCCTCTTGAGATAACAGAATTAGTACATCTCAGATACCTTCAGTTCTGGTGTAATGATGATATTTACCAGTTAGTGTCAAAGCTATATAATCTGCAGACCTTCATTTTTCGTCACGAAGCTCTTAAACCTCCAACTATACCTGAGACAATTTGGGAAATGAAACATTTAAGGCATCTTCAAGTCGTCAAAAGAGTCTTTTCTCTTGCAATCCCTAAGTCTGGTTTCAAGCTAGAAAATTTGGAGGGACTTTCCTGTCTAAATTTGTCCAGCTGTACTTATGAAATGTTTTCTGCTATTCCAAATCTTAAGAGGCTGAAGATTCATGGAAATTGGAGGGAATGCAAGAGAGAGAAGATTTCCCAGCACCTAGATAGTCTTTCCTGTTTAAAAGAACTTGAAATATTGAAGTTCAGGTACCAAGGAGCCTACCGTCGCCAGCTACCAAGGAAGTTTTCTTTACCTACATCTCTGAAGAGGTTGACTTTAACAAATACTCTTTTTCCACCGGAAGACATGACAAATATTACAATGTTGCCAAACCTCGAAGTGCTTAAAATGAAAGATGTATTTGATAGTGATGAGTGGAGATTAAATGATGAAGAAATTTTCAGTCAACTTAAGTTCCTCCTAATCAGTGTGACGTTTCTGAGGCACTGGGAAGCTGGGAGTGTTAACTTCCCAAAACTACAACGCGTAGTTCTGAGAAGCTGCATAGGCCTGGAAGAAATCCCTAAAGACTTTGGAGAAATTTATAGCTTGGAGTCAATAGAATTGTATGACTGCAGTATGTCCGCTGCAAAATCAGTGGAAGAACTTCAAGAAGAGCAAGAGAGCATGGGGAATGATTGCCTTAGTGTCGTCATCAATAATTGCGT GTATTGA